Proteins from a single region of Rhipicephalus sanguineus isolate Rsan-2018 chromosome 5, BIME_Rsan_1.4, whole genome shotgun sequence:
- the LOC119394026 gene encoding mitochondrial coenzyme A transporter SLC25A42 isoform X2: MAEGEVAITNRDKVITSFIAGALAGSLAKTTIAPLDRTKINFQIHNEQFSFTKAIQFLVKSYKEHGLLSWWRGNTATMARVVPFAACQYAAHEHWKIILKVDTNERRKKHYFRTFLAGSLAGCTASTLTYPLDVARARMAVSMPDRYRNIIEVFREIWRLEGPRNLYRGFAPTMLGVIPYAGASFFTYETLKRLRAEQTGSTELHPFERLVFGAVGGLFGQSSSYPLDIVRRRMQTAPLTGQNYTSVLGTLMMVYKNEGLIGGLYKGLSMNWIKGPIAVGISFMTFDISSQAMQKALASRFWTRWRSD; this comes from the exons ATGGCTGAGGGAGAAGTTGCG ATAACGAATCGAGATAAGGTTATCACATCATTCATTGCAGGAGCACTAGCCGGCTCTCTTGCAAAGACGACTATAGCGCCTCTTGATCGCACAAAGATTAACTTCCAAA TACACAATGAGCAGTTCTCGTTTACCAAGGCGATTCAGTTCCTGGTCAAATCGTACAAGGAGCATGGCCTGCTCAGTTGGTGGCGAGGTAACACAGCCACCATGGCAAGAGTTGTCCCCTTCGCCGCCTGCCAGTACGCTGCTCACGAGCACTGGAAGATCATCCTCAAGGTGGATACAAACGAAAGGAG GAAGAAGCACTACTTCCGGACGTTCCTTGCTGGATCCTTGGCTGGTTGCACGGCGTCTACGCTGACGTACCCCTTGGATGTTGCACGTGCAAGGATGGCAGTTTCCATGCCAGACAG GTACCGAAACATAATTGAAGTGTTTCGGGAAATCTGGAGATTGGAAGGCCCGAGGAACTTGTACAGAGGGTTCGCACCCACGATGCTTGGCGTCATCCCCTATGCCGGTGCTAGTTTTTTTACGTATGAGACTCTGAAGAGGCTAAGAGCAG AGCAGACGGGGTCGACGGAATTGCACCCATTCGAGCGCTTGGTGTTTGGTGCGGTGGGTGGCCTGTTCGGCCAGTCGAGTTCCTATCCGCTGGACATTGTGAGGCGGCGGATGCAGACGGCGCCCCTGACTGGGCAGAACTACACCAGTGTGTTGGGAACCCTCATGATGGTCTACAAGAACGAAGGCCTCATTGGCGGCCTCTACAAAGGACTGAGCATGAACTGGATCAAGGGACCCATCGCCGTCGGCATCAGCTTCATGACGTTCGACATCAGCTCGCAGGCGATGCAGAAAGCGCTGGCCTCGCGATTTTGGACACGCTGGCGAAGTGACTAA
- the LOC119394026 gene encoding mitochondrial coenzyme A transporter SLC25A42 isoform X1: MKLKLLPIPDPAESEENTEPAPDAFSHWDDEPQYEITNRDKVITSFIAGALAGSLAKTTIAPLDRTKINFQIHNEQFSFTKAIQFLVKSYKEHGLLSWWRGNTATMARVVPFAACQYAAHEHWKIILKVDTNERRKKHYFRTFLAGSLAGCTASTLTYPLDVARARMAVSMPDRYRNIIEVFREIWRLEGPRNLYRGFAPTMLGVIPYAGASFFTYETLKRLRAEQTGSTELHPFERLVFGAVGGLFGQSSSYPLDIVRRRMQTAPLTGQNYTSVLGTLMMVYKNEGLIGGLYKGLSMNWIKGPIAVGISFMTFDISSQAMQKALASRFWTRWRSD, encoded by the exons ATGAAATTAAAATTATTGCCGATACCAGACCCCGCTGAAAGTGAGGAAAATACTGAACCGGCACCTGATGCATTCAGCCATTGGGACGATGAACCACAATACGAG ATAACGAATCGAGATAAGGTTATCACATCATTCATTGCAGGAGCACTAGCCGGCTCTCTTGCAAAGACGACTATAGCGCCTCTTGATCGCACAAAGATTAACTTCCAAA TACACAATGAGCAGTTCTCGTTTACCAAGGCGATTCAGTTCCTGGTCAAATCGTACAAGGAGCATGGCCTGCTCAGTTGGTGGCGAGGTAACACAGCCACCATGGCAAGAGTTGTCCCCTTCGCCGCCTGCCAGTACGCTGCTCACGAGCACTGGAAGATCATCCTCAAGGTGGATACAAACGAAAGGAG GAAGAAGCACTACTTCCGGACGTTCCTTGCTGGATCCTTGGCTGGTTGCACGGCGTCTACGCTGACGTACCCCTTGGATGTTGCACGTGCAAGGATGGCAGTTTCCATGCCAGACAG GTACCGAAACATAATTGAAGTGTTTCGGGAAATCTGGAGATTGGAAGGCCCGAGGAACTTGTACAGAGGGTTCGCACCCACGATGCTTGGCGTCATCCCCTATGCCGGTGCTAGTTTTTTTACGTATGAGACTCTGAAGAGGCTAAGAGCAG AGCAGACGGGGTCGACGGAATTGCACCCATTCGAGCGCTTGGTGTTTGGTGCGGTGGGTGGCCTGTTCGGCCAGTCGAGTTCCTATCCGCTGGACATTGTGAGGCGGCGGATGCAGACGGCGCCCCTGACTGGGCAGAACTACACCAGTGTGTTGGGAACCCTCATGATGGTCTACAAGAACGAAGGCCTCATTGGCGGCCTCTACAAAGGACTGAGCATGAACTGGATCAAGGGACCCATCGCCGTCGGCATCAGCTTCATGACGTTCGACATCAGCTCGCAGGCGATGCAGAAAGCGCTGGCCTCGCGATTTTGGACACGCTGGCGAAGTGACTAA
- the LOC119394023 gene encoding 5'-AMP-activated protein kinase subunit beta-2, protein MGNTGSGSKRDRAYSTDTDTPSSPGKDDRAFEFTTGSSSRKSRFIYQASLDDSDDIPSFRKGGDSEMRPRASTMEGGGGEQPKATLPTVFKWEGGGKDVCISGTFTNWKPIPMVHSHGDFVVILDVPEGDHQYKFMVDGQWVHDQNEPTVDNDMGTKNNLINVKQSDFEVFEALAMDSVGSGSGTQSVSGSPPGDYGQELPQAKPYEKATGPPVLPPHLLQVILNKDTPLRCEPTLLPEPNHVMLNHLYALSIKDGVMVLSATHRYRKKYVTTLLYKPI, encoded by the coding sequence ATGGGCAACACCGGTTCAGGCAGCAagcgtgaccgcgcctattcgaCGGACACGGACACACCATCATCTCCGGGCAAAGATGACCGCGCTTTCGAGTTCACGACTGGCAGCTCGTCGCGCAAGAGCCGCTTCATCTACCAGGCCTCGCTGGACGACTCGGACGACATCCCGAGCTTCAGGAAGGGTGGAGACTCCGAGATGCGACCTCGCGCCTCGACCATGGAAGGCGGCGGAGGCGAGCAGCCAAAGGCCACGCTGCCCACCGTGTTCAAGTGGGAAGGCGGCGGCAAAGACGTCTGCATCAGCGGCACCTTCACCAACTGGAAGCCCATCCCGATGGTCCACAGCCACGGCGACTTCGTGGTGATCCTTGACGTGCCCGAGGGAGACCACCAGTACAAGTTCATGGTTGACGGACAGTGGGTTCATGACCAGAACGAGCCTACCGTGGACAACGACATGGGCACCAAGAACAACCTCATCAACGTCAAGCAGTCCGACTTCGAGGTGTTCGAGGCCCTCGCTATGGACAGTGTGGGATCGGGAAGCGGTACCCAGAGTGTGTCCGGCTCGCCGCCCGGCGATTACGGCCAGGAGCTGCCGCAGGCCAAGCCGTACGAGAAGGCGACGGGACCTCCCGTTCTGCCGCCGCACCTTCTGCAGGTCATCCTCAACAAGGACACCCCGCTGCGTTGCGAGCCCACGCTCTTGCCCGAGCCCAACCACGTAATGCTGAACCACCTGTACGCCTTGTCCATCAAGGACGGCGTCATGGTGCTCAGTGCCACGCACAGGTACCGGAAGAAATACGTCACGACGCTACTGTACAAGCCAATTTGA
- the LOC119394024 gene encoding uncharacterized protein LOC119394024 — MAAATGDSSHEGTPPLLAASQVPIINNKPSQAVGGIEHASEDEDGNPREAYLWDSAEVHSGASRVDKEKKAPDNTSHSSQSVERDRKCWQWKSLKELSTLNCEQLQQLCSQLSQLIKQRSTDLAPLLEEHHNLQEEIDARNVVIQQLLKLTCQQMELPRRPIQMSVIFPESNSDEDESDTALYN; from the exons ATGGCCGCTGCCACGGGAGATAGCAGTCATGAAGGCACACCGCCTTTGCTTGCCGCAAGTCAAGTGCCCATTATCAACAACAAACCATCTCAAGCTGTTGGCGGGATAGAACACGCCTCGGAAGACGAAGATGGAAACCCTCGGGAAGCCTATCTCTGGGATAGTGCCGAAGTTCACAGTGGAGCTAGCAGAGTTGACAAGGAAAAAAAGGCCCCAGACAACACGTCACACTCTTCACAGTCAGTCGAGAGAGACCGCAAATGTTGGCAATGGAAGTCCTTGAAAGAGT TATCTACGCTGAACTGTGAGCAACTTCAACAACTTTGTTCGCAGCTTTCTCAGCTTATCAAAC AGCGCTCCACTGATCTGGCGCCGTTGCTCGAGGAGCACCACAATCTACAAGAGGAAATCGACGCACGCAATGTTGTCATACAGCAGCTCTTGAAACTCACGTGCCAGCAGATGGAGCTGCCGCGGCGGCCCATTCAGATGTCTGTTATATTTCCCGAAAGCAACTCCGACGAGGACGAGTCTGACACTGCGTTGTACAATTGA
- the LOC119394026 gene encoding mitochondrial coenzyme A transporter SLC25A42 isoform X3: MKLKLLPIPDPAESEENTEPAPDAFSHWDDEPQYEITNRDKVITSFIAGALAGSLAKTTIAPLDRTKINFQIHNEQFSFTKAIQFLVKSYKEHGLLSWWRGNTATMARVVPFAACQYAAHEHWKIILKVDTNERRKKHYFRTFLAGSLAGCTASTLTYPLDVARARMAVSMPDRYRNIIEVFREIWRLEGPRNLYRGFAPTMLGVIPYAGASFFTYETLKRLRAEHLDRSLLMWQQAIGAIEDMRITIWYIPNLMVDTCFLLHLQCFGLPILKEAVL; the protein is encoded by the exons ATGAAATTAAAATTATTGCCGATACCAGACCCCGCTGAAAGTGAGGAAAATACTGAACCGGCACCTGATGCATTCAGCCATTGGGACGATGAACCACAATACGAG ATAACGAATCGAGATAAGGTTATCACATCATTCATTGCAGGAGCACTAGCCGGCTCTCTTGCAAAGACGACTATAGCGCCTCTTGATCGCACAAAGATTAACTTCCAAA TACACAATGAGCAGTTCTCGTTTACCAAGGCGATTCAGTTCCTGGTCAAATCGTACAAGGAGCATGGCCTGCTCAGTTGGTGGCGAGGTAACACAGCCACCATGGCAAGAGTTGTCCCCTTCGCCGCCTGCCAGTACGCTGCTCACGAGCACTGGAAGATCATCCTCAAGGTGGATACAAACGAAAGGAG GAAGAAGCACTACTTCCGGACGTTCCTTGCTGGATCCTTGGCTGGTTGCACGGCGTCTACGCTGACGTACCCCTTGGATGTTGCACGTGCAAGGATGGCAGTTTCCATGCCAGACAG GTACCGAAACATAATTGAAGTGTTTCGGGAAATCTGGAGATTGGAAGGCCCGAGGAACTTGTACAGAGGGTTCGCACCCACGATGCTTGGCGTCATCCCCTATGCCGGTGCTAGTTTTTTTACGTATGAGACTCTGAAGAGGCTAAGAGCAG AACATCTTGACAGAAGTCTTCTGATGTGGCAGCAAGCAATTGGCGCCATTGAAGATATGAGGATTACTATCTGGTACATTCCAAATCTGATGGTAgacacttgttttcttcttcATCTCCAATGTTTTGGATTGCCCATTTTAAAGGAAGCAGtcttatga